A part of Capsicum annuum cultivar UCD-10X-F1 chromosome 6, UCD10Xv1.1, whole genome shotgun sequence genomic DNA contains:
- the LOC107874305 gene encoding uncharacterized protein LOC107874305, producing MIIKEIIDEQGDPKVVENDEPQSDPLPTLKVPPPFPKTLKKKEDNVKFKMFLYKISNLSINIPLLEAIQEISGYAKLMKKLMTKKYLDYGETIEVTHGCSTIMTSAIEEKNEDPKAFTIPFTIGTQKFEKALCDLGANINFMPYAIYRRLGLGILSPTTMRLLMVNLSINISVGVLFDAFLKVD from the coding sequence ATGATAATTAAAGAAATTATTGATGAACAGGGGGATCCTAAGGTAGTTGAGAATGATGAACCACAAAGTGACCCATTGCCTACCTTGAAGGTTCCTCCCCCATTCCCTAAAACACTAAAAAAGAAGGAGGATAATGTCAAATTCAAGATGTTCCTTTATAAGATTAGCAATCTTTCAATTAATATCCCATTGCTAGAGGCCATTCAAGAGATTTCAGGATATGCTAAGCTAATGAAGAAGTTGATGACAAAGAAATATCTTGATTATGGTGAAACAATTGAAGTTACACATGGTTGTAGCACTATCATGACTAGTGCTATAGAGGAAAAGAATGAGGATCCCAAGGCCTTTACAATACCTTTCACCATAGGGACACAAAAGTTTGAGAAAGCCTTGTGTGACCTTGGAGCAAACATCAATTTCATGCCCTATGCAATCTATCGAAGACTTGGTTTGGGCATTCTTTCTCCAACAACAATGAGGCTTTTGATGGTGAACCTGTCTATCAATATATCGGTTGGAGTTTTATTTGATGCTTTTTTGAAGGTGGATTGA